The Devosia sp. A16 genome includes a window with the following:
- the lon gene encoding endopeptidase La — protein MSDVTQGGAGFDRDRVYPVLPLRDIVVFPGMIVPLFVGREKSVKALEEVMRDDKHILVVTQKNAQDDDPSPDEIYATGTIASVLQLLKLPDGTVKVLVEGLRRAKIDQYLQTVDYFEAEATTLPEPEEDETELEALARSAQSEFENYVKLNKKISAEVVNAVSQITNHSKLADTIASHLVIKIEQKEELLGTVSVGERLQKILGLMEGEIGVLQVEKRIRSRVKRQMEKTQREYYLNEQMKAIQRELGDGEEGSNELTELEEKIKKTKLSKEARTKADAELKKLKTMSPMSAEATVVRNYLDWLLTLPWGKKSKVKRDLVYAEQVLDEDHYGLEKVKERILEYLAVQSRTGKLKGPILCLVGPPGVGKTSLGKSIAKATGREFVRMALGGVRDEAEIRGHRRTYIGSMPGKVIQSLKKAGKSNPLFLLDEIDKMGQDFRGDPSSALLEVLDPEQNNTFADHYLEVDYDLSDVMFVTTSNTLNIPGPLMDRMEIIRLSGYTEEEKFEIARRHLIPETLKENGLQPKEFVIDDDQLMAVVRNYTREAGVRNLKRELSKLMRKAVRDILVKKSTKVVITSELLEEYLGPAFFRNDKIDAEPQVGAVTGLAWTSVGGEILTIEGVMTHGKGRMTVTGNLKEVMKESITAASGYVRSRAVELGIKPPLFDTRDIHLHVPEGATPKDGPSAGIGMATAIVSLMTGIPVRHDIAMTGEVTLRGRVLPIGGLKEKLLAALRSGIKTVLIPEENTRDLKEIPKNVTEGMEIIPVSRMDEVLSRALIRQPEPIEWKYDDDKPAAVPVVESSVDGDESGASLPH, from the coding sequence ATGTCGGACGTTACCCAAGGCGGCGCCGGATTCGATCGCGATCGGGTTTACCCGGTGCTGCCGCTACGCGATATCGTTGTCTTTCCGGGCATGATCGTGCCGCTCTTCGTTGGCCGTGAAAAGTCGGTGAAGGCGCTCGAAGAAGTGATGCGCGACGACAAGCACATTCTCGTCGTCACCCAGAAGAATGCCCAGGACGACGATCCGTCGCCTGATGAGATTTATGCCACCGGCACTATCGCTTCGGTGCTGCAGCTGCTGAAGCTGCCCGACGGCACCGTCAAGGTGCTGGTCGAAGGCCTGCGCCGGGCGAAGATCGACCAGTACCTGCAAACCGTCGATTACTTCGAGGCGGAAGCCACTACCCTGCCGGAACCCGAGGAAGACGAAACCGAGCTCGAAGCGCTGGCGCGTTCCGCGCAGTCCGAGTTCGAGAACTACGTCAAGCTCAACAAGAAGATCTCGGCCGAGGTGGTCAACGCCGTCAGCCAGATCACCAACCACAGCAAGCTCGCCGACACCATCGCCAGCCATCTGGTGATCAAGATCGAGCAGAAGGAAGAGCTGCTGGGCACCGTTTCGGTGGGCGAGCGGCTGCAGAAGATTCTCGGCCTGATGGAAGGCGAGATCGGCGTCCTGCAGGTGGAGAAGCGCATCCGTTCCCGCGTCAAGCGGCAGATGGAAAAGACCCAGCGCGAGTACTATCTCAACGAGCAGATGAAGGCGATCCAGCGCGAGCTGGGCGACGGCGAGGAAGGCTCGAACGAGCTGACCGAGCTCGAAGAGAAGATCAAGAAGACCAAGCTTTCCAAGGAAGCCCGCACCAAGGCCGACGCTGAGCTCAAGAAGCTCAAGACGATGAGCCCGATGTCGGCCGAAGCGACGGTCGTGCGCAACTATCTCGACTGGCTGCTGACGCTCCCCTGGGGCAAGAAGAGCAAGGTCAAGCGCGACCTGGTCTATGCCGAGCAGGTGCTGGACGAGGATCACTACGGCCTCGAGAAGGTCAAGGAGCGCATCCTCGAGTACCTGGCGGTGCAGTCGCGCACCGGCAAGCTCAAGGGGCCGATCCTCTGCCTCGTCGGCCCTCCGGGCGTAGGCAAGACCTCGCTGGGCAAGTCCATCGCCAAGGCGACCGGTCGTGAGTTCGTGCGCATGGCGCTCGGCGGCGTCCGTGACGAGGCCGAGATCCGCGGCCACCGTCGGACCTATATCGGCTCCATGCCGGGCAAGGTGATCCAGTCGCTCAAGAAGGCGGGCAAGTCCAACCCGCTGTTCCTGCTCGACGAGATCGACAAGATGGGCCAGGACTTCCGTGGCGATCCGTCGTCGGCGCTGCTCGAGGTGCTCGATCCGGAGCAGAACAACACGTTCGCCGATCACTACCTCGAGGTCGATTATGACCTCTCGGACGTGATGTTCGTCACCACTTCGAACACGCTCAACATCCCCGGCCCGCTGATGGACCGCATGGAGATCATTCGCCTCTCCGGTTACACCGAAGAGGAGAAGTTCGAGATCGCCCGGCGGCACCTGATCCCGGAGACGCTCAAGGAGAACGGCCTGCAGCCCAAGGAATTCGTCATTGACGATGACCAACTGATGGCCGTGGTGCGGAACTACACCCGCGAAGCCGGCGTGCGTAACCTGAAGCGTGAGCTGAGCAAGCTGATGCGCAAGGCCGTGCGCGACATCCTGGTCAAGAAGTCGACCAAGGTGGTCATCACTTCGGAGCTGCTCGAAGAGTATCTCGGGCCGGCGTTCTTCCGGAATGACAAGATCGACGCCGAGCCGCAGGTTGGCGCGGTGACGGGCCTCGCCTGGACTTCGGTCGGCGGCGAGATCCTGACGATCGAAGGCGTGATGACGCATGGCAAGGGCCGCATGACGGTGACCGGCAACCTCAAGGAAGTGATGAAGGAATCCATCACTGCCGCTTCGGGTTACGTGCGCTCGCGGGCCGTCGAACTCGGCATCAAGCCGCCGCTGTTCGACACGCGCGATATCCATCTGCACGTGCCGGAAGGCGCGACGCCCAAGGATGGCCCGTCCGCCGGTATCGGCATGGCCACGGCGATCGTTTCGCTGATGACCGGTATTCCGGTGCGGCACGATATCGCCATGACCGGCGAAGTGACGCTGCGCGGCAGGGTGCTGCCGATCGGCGGGCTCAAGGAAAAGCTCCTTGCAGCGCTCCGCTCGGGCATCAAGACCGTGCTCATTCCTGAGGAGAACACGCGGGATCTCAAGGAAATCCCGAAGAACGTGACCGAGGGGATGGAGATCATCCCGGTGAGCCGGATGGACGAGGTGCTGAGCCGCGCCCTGATCCGGCAGCCCGAGCCGATCGAGTGGAAGTATGACGACGACAAGCCGGCCGCGGTGCCGGTGGTCGAGTCCTCGGTCGATGGCGACGAGAGTGGCGCCAGCCTGCCGCACTGA
- a CDS encoding citrate synthase, translating to MWLNASEALSRLGSKPQSLYASVSRGRIRAKPDPLDSRRSLYREEDVDRLASRARGRRSSATVASEAISWGDPVLPSAISTVSEGRLYYRGRDAVELATTAMLEDIATLLWDGAWSLPASPPGPVAATPMAAALAALAARTAAGGASIGLGPWQLRNEAAGVLGGVADAMLGVGAGPLHVRLAHSLGRPDSAGVLRQALVLLADHELNASTFAARVAVSTGASLSAGALAGLATFTGPRHGTAASAVLALALDIGLLADRPGDGLREWLGEGRIVPGFGHRLYGRGDVRAEALLGAIDVPPAFATLALAGEDLLGERPNVDFALAALCATYDLPPHAPATIFALARTVGWLAHMLEQAGSGQLIRPRARYVGPAVGAA from the coding sequence ATGTGGCTGAACGCCAGCGAGGCCCTGTCGCGGCTCGGCTCGAAGCCGCAGTCGCTCTATGCCAGCGTCAGCCGCGGTCGCATCCGAGCCAAGCCCGATCCGTTGGATTCGCGTCGCAGCCTCTATCGCGAGGAGGACGTCGACCGGCTGGCATCGCGGGCGCGAGGCCGGCGAAGTTCGGCTACGGTGGCCTCGGAGGCGATCAGTTGGGGCGATCCCGTGCTGCCGTCGGCCATTTCCACGGTGAGCGAGGGCCGGCTCTACTATCGCGGCCGGGACGCCGTGGAACTGGCGACGACAGCAATGCTCGAAGATATCGCCACGCTGCTCTGGGACGGAGCCTGGAGCCTGCCGGCAAGCCCGCCAGGGCCGGTTGCGGCGACGCCGATGGCCGCGGCCCTTGCCGCACTGGCGGCACGGACCGCCGCCGGCGGTGCCAGCATCGGTCTGGGGCCATGGCAGTTGCGGAATGAGGCGGCGGGCGTTCTCGGAGGTGTTGCAGACGCGATGCTGGGCGTCGGCGCCGGTCCGCTGCATGTGCGTCTAGCGCACAGCCTGGGGCGGCCCGACTCGGCTGGGGTGCTGCGGCAGGCCCTGGTGCTGCTGGCCGACCACGAGCTCAACGCCTCGACCTTTGCGGCGCGCGTCGCCGTGTCGACCGGGGCGTCGTTGTCGGCCGGCGCCCTGGCGGGCCTCGCCACCTTCACCGGGCCGCGTCACGGCACGGCTGCGTCGGCGGTCCTGGCACTGGCGCTCGATATCGGTTTGCTTGCCGACCGACCGGGCGACGGCTTGCGCGAATGGCTGGGGGAGGGGCGCATCGTTCCCGGTTTCGGGCACAGGCTGTATGGGCGGGGCGACGTTCGGGCCGAGGCGCTGCTGGGCGCCATCGACGTGCCGCCGGCCTTCGCGACGCTGGCGCTGGCCGGCGAGGACCTTCTGGGCGAGCGGCCCAATGTCGATTTCGCACTGGCGGCATTGTGCGCCACTTATGACTTGCCACCCCACGCACCGGCCACCATTTTTGCCCTGGCGCGCACCGTCGGCTGGTTAGCGCATATGCTGGAGCAGGCGGGAAGCGGCCAGTTGATCCGGCCCCGGGCCCGCTATGTCGGCCCGGCAGTCGGTGCTGCATAG
- a CDS encoding citrate synthase/methylcitrate synthase produces the protein MSNGLEDIIAAETVLSDVDGLAGRLIIRGEPLAALAGRVGYEDVLSLLWDGFFPDLPHDLRQPLGAARARMFEMLHRELPLVANRSAFDAMRSLMALLPDGTDLDSALLLTAAPGVLLSALLRLRAGNQPLTPDTDLDHATDVLRMMGGAAPRPELARALGSYLVTVADHGLNASTFAARVVASTEAGLTSSVLAALGALKGPLHGGAPGPVLDMLDAVGKPENAEAWISAELARGERLMGFGHRIYRVRDPRADALKAALAQISGAVDTNRMALAAAVETAALKALKQHKPDRPLDTNVEFYTAVLLEAVGFPRDCFTAVFATGRVGGWIAHAREQAATGRLIRPKSRYIGPMPKVAA, from the coding sequence ATGAGCAACGGACTCGAAGACATCATCGCCGCGGAAACCGTCCTCTCGGACGTGGATGGACTGGCGGGCCGACTGATCATCCGCGGCGAGCCGCTGGCCGCGCTGGCGGGCCGCGTCGGTTACGAGGATGTGCTGTCGCTGCTGTGGGACGGCTTCTTCCCGGATTTGCCCCACGATCTGCGGCAGCCGCTGGGTGCTGCCCGTGCGCGGATGTTCGAGATGCTGCATCGCGAACTGCCGCTGGTTGCGAACCGCTCCGCCTTCGACGCGATGCGGTCGCTGATGGCGCTCCTGCCCGACGGCACCGACCTCGACAGTGCCCTGCTGCTCACCGCCGCCCCCGGGGTCCTGCTCTCCGCCTTGCTTCGCCTCCGGGCCGGAAACCAGCCGCTGACGCCGGATACCGACCTCGATCACGCAACCGATGTGTTACGAATGATGGGCGGCGCGGCACCGCGGCCCGAGCTGGCGCGGGCGCTGGGCAGCTACCTCGTCACCGTCGCCGATCATGGGCTCAATGCTTCGACCTTTGCGGCGCGCGTCGTCGCCTCGACCGAGGCGGGGTTGACCTCGTCCGTCCTCGCGGCACTTGGCGCGCTCAAGGGCCCACTGCATGGCGGCGCGCCAGGCCCGGTCCTCGACATGCTCGATGCGGTCGGCAAGCCGGAGAATGCCGAAGCCTGGATAAGCGCCGAGCTTGCTCGCGGCGAGCGGCTGATGGGCTTTGGACATCGCATCTATCGGGTGCGCGATCCGCGAGCCGATGCGCTGAAAGCGGCGCTGGCGCAGATCAGTGGCGCCGTCGACACCAACAGGATGGCGCTCGCCGCCGCAGTCGAGACGGCTGCCCTCAAGGCCTTGAAGCAGCACAAGCCCGATCGGCCGCTCGATACCAATGTCGAGTTCTACACCGCCGTGCTGCTCGAGGCAGTGGGCTTTCCACGCGATTGCTTCACCGCGGTGTTCGCTACGGGGCGGGTCGGCGGCTGGATTGCGCACGCCCGGGAACAGGCGGCCACCGGTCGCCTGATCAGACCGAAATCGCGCTATATCGGGCCGATGCCGAAAGTGGCGGCGTAG
- the cysK gene encoding cysteine synthase A has product MKFKDILGTIGNTPVVRINKLGPKNVKLYVKVEAFNPLGSVKDRLALGVIEAAEKSGALKPGQTVIEATSGNTGIGLAMVCAAKGYPLVVTMAESFSVERRKLMRFLGAKVVLTPAAERANGMIRKAESLAEANGWFQTRQFENEANPEMHSRTTAQEILRDFADEKLDYWVTGFGTGGTLTGVARVLRDKMPNTRIIVAEPEGAPMLTSGEGQERRADHAATGSHPAWKPHPFQGWSPDFIPWITNEAVTEKLFDQVLTIAGPDAMKQSMQLAQKEGIFVGITAGATFAAALKVAETAPEGSTILAMLPDTGERYLSTPLFADVPADMSPEEEAISMSTPGQQLPPKVAA; this is encoded by the coding sequence ATGAAGTTCAAGGATATTCTGGGGACCATCGGCAACACGCCGGTCGTCCGGATCAACAAGCTGGGCCCGAAAAACGTCAAGCTCTACGTCAAGGTCGAGGCGTTCAACCCGCTCGGTTCGGTGAAGGACCGCCTGGCGCTCGGCGTCATCGAGGCGGCCGAAAAGTCAGGAGCGCTGAAACCCGGCCAGACGGTAATCGAGGCCACCTCGGGCAATACCGGTATCGGGCTCGCCATGGTCTGCGCGGCCAAGGGCTATCCGCTGGTCGTTACCATGGCCGAGAGCTTCTCGGTCGAACGGCGGAAGCTGATGCGATTCCTCGGCGCCAAGGTGGTGCTGACCCCCGCGGCCGAGCGCGCCAACGGTATGATCCGCAAGGCGGAGTCACTGGCCGAGGCCAATGGCTGGTTTCAGACCCGCCAGTTCGAGAACGAAGCCAACCCCGAAATGCACTCCCGCACCACAGCGCAAGAAATCCTGCGCGACTTCGCCGACGAGAAGCTCGACTACTGGGTGACCGGCTTCGGCACCGGCGGCACGCTGACCGGTGTTGCGCGGGTGCTGCGCGACAAGATGCCGAACACCAGGATCATCGTGGCCGAGCCGGAGGGCGCGCCGATGCTGACCAGCGGCGAGGGGCAGGAGCGCCGCGCCGACCATGCCGCGACCGGCAGTCATCCGGCGTGGAAGCCGCATCCGTTCCAGGGCTGGAGCCCGGATTTCATTCCGTGGATCACCAATGAGGCGGTGACCGAAAAGCTGTTCGACCAGGTGCTGACGATTGCCGGCCCCGATGCGATGAAGCAGTCGATGCAGTTGGCACAGAAGGAAGGCATTTTCGTCGGCATTACCGCCGGCGCCACCTTCGCCGCAGCGCTGAAGGTGGCCGAGACGGCGCCCGAGGGCTCGACCATTCTGGCGATGCTGCCTGATACCGGCGAGCGCTACCTCTCGACCCCGCTATTCGCCGACGTCCCGGCCGACATGTCGCCGGAGGAGGAAGCCATTTCGATGTCGACCCCCGGCCAGCAACTGCCGCCCAAGGTGGCGGCATAG
- a CDS encoding small ribosomal subunit Rsm22 family protein — protein MTDLPADLSAAVRRFAEGRKGLGDSSARISEHYRQRGASRQVIGGADDAVAYALSRMPATYAAVSAVLDELQARAPDFAPRTLLDAGSGPGTAGWVAAAAFEGIAATLMDHNRAFLTLAARLAEGTALAAAELLEADLGRFQLATRYDLVTCAYALTELPDAQMLAAAEQLWRHSDGVLAIIEPGRPRDYQRLLTVRRQLIELGGRVLAPCPHERACPLVEPDWCHFSVRLSRSREHMRMKGGTLGYEDEKYSYLIIARPGIGAPAAGRVLRRPEENKFSVTLAVCGADGLESRVVPSRDKSAFKAAKKLDWGDATTE, from the coding sequence TTGACCGACCTGCCGGCCGATCTCAGCGCCGCCGTTCGGCGTTTCGCCGAGGGACGCAAGGGACTGGGCGACAGCTCGGCGCGCATCTCCGAGCATTATCGACAACGCGGCGCATCGCGCCAGGTGATCGGCGGCGCCGACGATGCGGTCGCCTATGCGCTGAGCCGAATGCCGGCGACCTATGCGGCGGTGTCGGCGGTGCTCGATGAATTGCAGGCAAGGGCGCCGGATTTCGCGCCACGAACGCTGCTTGATGCCGGGTCGGGGCCGGGGACGGCGGGCTGGGTGGCAGCGGCGGCATTCGAAGGAATTGCAGCGACGCTGATGGATCACAACCGGGCGTTCCTCACGCTTGCCGCCAGACTGGCCGAGGGCACGGCGCTGGCCGCGGCAGAGCTGTTGGAAGCCGATCTCGGGCGGTTCCAGCTCGCGACCCGCTACGACCTGGTCACCTGTGCCTATGCGCTGACCGAATTGCCCGATGCCCAGATGCTGGCGGCGGCGGAGCAGCTGTGGCGGCACAGCGACGGGGTGCTGGCGATCATCGAGCCGGGCCGGCCGCGCGACTACCAGCGCCTGCTGACGGTGCGGCGCCAGCTGATCGAACTTGGGGGCAGGGTGCTGGCGCCCTGTCCGCACGAACGGGCGTGCCCGCTGGTTGAGCCCGACTGGTGCCACTTCTCAGTGCGGCTCAGCCGCAGCCGCGAGCACATGCGGATGAAGGGCGGGACGCTGGGCTACGAAGACGAGAAGTACAGCTACCTGATCATCGCGCGGCCGGGCATAGGGGCGCCCGCGGCTGGACGCGTGCTGCGGCGGCCGGAGGAGAACAAGTTCTCGGTGACGCTGGCCGTGTGCGGTGCGGATGGGCTCGAATCGCGCGTCGTGCCGAGCCGCGACAAGTCGGCGTTCAAGGCGGCGAAGAAACTCGATTGGGGTGATGCGACGACGGAATAA
- a CDS encoding patatin-like phospholipase family protein yields the protein MRIGVALGSGAARGLAHIPYIEAMDELGLRPSVIAGSSIGALIGSGWANAMTGAELREHAYSVLGSLQQIASTLWNRNRFSFKQMVEDGLSMQVNSMGITTAFLPDGFPDDFAELRIPFSVVATDFYGWKEKVFDSGPLRPAIAASLAIPSLFRPVNVEGRYYIDGGVTNPLPLGLIAGRCDVLIGIDVHRTPELLDASREPSITDSAVVATEIMSQKLVDATVLQYSPDVYVRAEVGPFGGSEFWRVREIVDNAAADKDRFKRAVSDALLAHSIRKANRP from the coding sequence ATGCGGATCGGCGTGGCACTGGGCAGCGGCGCGGCGCGCGGTCTGGCCCACATCCCCTATATCGAAGCGATGGACGAACTTGGCTTACGGCCGTCGGTGATCGCGGGCTCGTCGATCGGCGCATTGATCGGCTCGGGCTGGGCCAACGCCATGACCGGCGCCGAGCTGCGCGAGCACGCCTACAGCGTGCTCGGCAGCCTGCAGCAGATTGCCTCGACGCTGTGGAACCGCAACCGGTTCAGCTTCAAGCAGATGGTCGAAGACGGGCTGTCGATGCAGGTGAACTCGATGGGGATCACTACGGCGTTCCTGCCGGACGGCTTCCCGGACGATTTTGCCGAGCTCAGGATTCCGTTCTCCGTCGTTGCAACCGATTTCTACGGGTGGAAGGAGAAGGTGTTCGACAGCGGTCCGCTGCGGCCGGCGATCGCGGCATCGCTGGCGATCCCCAGCCTGTTCCGACCGGTGAATGTCGAGGGCCGGTACTACATCGATGGCGGCGTCACCAACCCGTTGCCGCTCGGCCTCATCGCCGGCAGATGCGACGTGCTCATCGGCATCGACGTCCATCGGACGCCCGAACTGCTGGACGCCTCGCGTGAGCCGAGCATTACCGATTCCGCCGTGGTGGCGACCGAGATCATGTCGCAGAAGCTGGTCGACGCCACCGTGCTGCAGTACTCGCCGGACGTCTATGTCCGGGCCGAAGTCGGACCGTTCGGCGGCAGCGAGTTCTGGCGGGTGCGCGAGATCGTCGACAATGCCGCCGCCGACAAGGACCGATTCAAGCGGGCGGTCAGCGACGCGCTACTGGCACACAGCATCCGCAAGGCGAACCGGCCTTGA